The Hippoglossus stenolepis isolate QCI-W04-F060 chromosome 11, HSTE1.2, whole genome shotgun sequence genome includes a window with the following:
- the LOC118117480 gene encoding dnaJ homolog subfamily C member 5-like — MSEGRQRTLSTSGESLYQILGLERGCSHDDIKKSYRKLALRYHPDKNPENPDAAEKFKELNSAHAVLSDLTKRNIYDSYGSLGLYVAQQFGEDNVNTYFMLSTWWAKGLFVVCGVLTGCYCCCCLCCCCNCCCGKLKPTPAGEGAEPDYISPDDLEEEIRNDLDNSETTGNVETPIVQQPTNAGEKTQLITDGHRRYGDTFT; from the exons ATGTCTGAGGGGAGGCAGCGAACTCTGTCCACCTCTGGCGAGTCTCTTTATCAGATCCTGGGTCTGGAGAGGGGCTGCAGCCATGATGATATCAAGAAGTCCTACAG GAAACTGGCATTGCGCTACCATCCTGATAAAAACCCAGAGAACCCGGACGCTGCTGAGAAGTTCAAGGAACTGAACAGCGCTCACGCCGTCCTGTCCGACCTCACCAAGAGGAACATCTACGACTCGTACGGTTCTCTAGGACTCTACGTGGCCCAGCAGTTCGGAGAGGACAACGTTAACACGTATTTCATGTTGTCCACCTGGTGGGCTAAG ggtcTGTTCGTGGTGTGTGGCGTCCTGACCGgctgttactgctgctgctgtctctgctgctgctgtaactgcTGCTGCGGAAAACTCAAGCCCACGCCCGCTGGGGAGGGGGCGGAGCCTGACTACATCTCCCCTGACGACCTCGAGGAAGAGATACGCAACGACCTCGACAATAGTGagacaacaggaa atgTTGAGACTCCGATCGTTCAGCAGCCGACAAACGCCGGTGAGAAAACTCAGCTGATCACTGACGGACACCGAAGATACGGAGACACCTTCACATGA
- the slc4a2a gene encoding anion exchange protein 2a isoform X2 — MDSLDMNSGHSEVFVELNELMIDRNHELQWRETARWIKFEEEVEEETERWGRPHVASLSFRSLLELRKTISHGAVLLDLKQRTLPDIAQQVAEQMVISDQIKAEDRTSVLRALLLRHSHPSDEKDHSSFSRNISAANMAALIDKHNGQSELPQNLTNHKEADPEKTKREAPPLCHPRSKHEAKLMEKIPERAEATVVLVGSVSFLDQPSMVFVRLQEAVLLESVLEVPVPVRFLFLLLGPPVTNIDYHQIGRSISTLMSDKHFHEAAYQADDRQDLLTAINRFLDCSVVLPPSEVDGDELLHSVARFQRQMLQKREEEQGSKLQEKPSSIQQHEDSLVPSKPSDEPLRRSGRLFGGLIKDMARRYPQYLSDIRDALNPQCMAAIIFIYFAALSPAITFGGLLGEKTEGLIGVSELIVATAMQGIVFSVLGAQPLLVIGFSGPLLVFEEAFYTFCKSNGIEYLTGRVWIGFWLVLLVLLTVAFEGSILVRFVSRFTQEIFSFLISLIFIYETFAKTVKIFQEHPLKNCYHGNNTVSPFPCNYTTVAGNPGKVVGEPNTALLSLLLMAGTYFIAFYLRKFKNSSFFPGRLRRIIGDFGVPIAILIMVLVDYSAEDTYTQKLNVPSGFSVSSPEKRGWMISPLGSDGQFPIWMMGASILPAILVFILIFMESQITALIVSKKERMLVKGTGFHLDLLIIVVVGGISALFGLPWLSAATVRSVTHTNALTVMSKAVAPGDKPRIQEVKEQRVTGFLVAVLVGLSIVIGEVLRQIPLAVLFGIFLYMGVMSLNGIQLTERLILLLMPSKYHPNQSYVRKVRTLRMHMFTIVQLTCLSLLWVVMATAAALAFPFVLLLTIPVRMLLLPHLFSRRELQSLDADDMESHLEEKEGQDEYSQLQMPV, encoded by the exons gtgtttgtGGAGCTGAACGAGCTGATGATTGACAGGAACCATGAGCTGCAGTGGAGGGAGACAGCTCGCTGGATCAAgtttgaggaggaggtggaggaggagacggagcgTTGGGGTCGACCTCACGTCGCCTCGCTCTCCTTCCGTTCGCTGCTCGAGCTCCGAAAAACCATCTCCCATG gggCGGTGCTTCTGGACCTGAAGCAGAGGACGCTGCCGGACATCGCCCAGCAGGTGGCGGAGCAGATGGTGATCTCAGATCAGATCAAAGCTGAGGATCGGACCAGCGTCCTGAGAGCTCTGCTGCTCCGACACAG TCATCCCAGTGATGAGAAAGATCACAGCTCGTTCAGCAGGAACATCTCAGCTGCCAACATGGCCGCCCTGATTGACAAACACaatggccaatcagagctcCCCCAAAACCTGACCAATCACAAAGAGGCTGACCCAGAGAAGACCAAG AGAGAAGCCCCACCCCTCTGTCACCCCAGATCCAAACATGAAGCAAAGCTGATGGAGAAGATCCCAGAGAGAGCTGAGGCCACCGTGGTTCTCGTAG GCAGTGTGAGCTTCCTGGATCAGCCCTCCATGGTGTTTGTGCGGCTGCAGGAGGCGGTCCTGCTCGAGTCTGTTCTGGAAGTCCCCGTCCCTGTGAGGTTCCTTTTCTTGCTGCTGGGCCCACCCGTCACTAACATCGACTATCACCAGATCGGACGCTCCATCTCCACACTTATGTCAGACAAG CACTTCCATGAGGCAGCGTACCAGGCTGACGACCGCCAGGATCTGCTGACAGCCATCAACCGTTTCCTGGACTGCAGCGTCGTCCTGCCTCCCTCAGAGGTTGATGGGGACGAGCTCCTGCACTCTGTCGCTCGCTTCCAAAGACAAATGCTCcaaaagagggaggaggagcagggcaGCAAACTGCAGGAGAAACCGTCGAGTATTCAGCAGCATGAAG ATTCCCTGGTTCCCTCCAAACCCAGCGACGAGCCCCTGAGGCGTTCAGGTCGTCTGTTTGGAGGTCTGATCAAAGACATGGCTCGACGTTACCCTCAGTACCTCAGTGACATCAGAGATGCTCTGAACCCTCAGTGCATGGCCGCCATCATCTTCATCTACTTTGCTGCCCTGTCACCTGCAATCACCTTTGGTGGACTGTTAG GTGAGAAAACAGAGGGTCTGATTGGTGTGTCGGAGCTGATTGTTGCCACGGCGATGCAGGGCATAGTGTTCAGCGTGTTGGGTGCTCAGCCTCTGCTGGTGATCGGCTTCTCTGGACCGCTGCTGGTGTTTGAAGAGGCCTTCTACACT TTTTGTAAAAGCAATGGGATCGAGTATTTGACGGGCCGGGTGTGGATCGGGTTCTGGCTGGTGCTACTTGTTCTCCTCACTGTGGCCTTTGAGGGAAGCATCCTTGTTCGCTTTGTCTCCCGCTTCACTCAGGAGATTTTCTCCTTCCTCATTTCCCTCATTTTCATCTACGAGACCTTCGCCAAAACGGTCAAG ATCTTTCAGGAGCATCCTCTCAAaaactgttaccatggaaacaacaCAGTATCTCCATTTCCCTGCAACTATACAACTGTTGCTGGGAATCCTGGGAAGGTTGTTGGAGAGCCCAACACTGCCCTGCTGTCGTTACTGCTCATGGCGGGAACGTATTTCATCGCTTTCTACCTCCGCAAGTTCAAGAACAGCTCCTTCTTCCCCGGCAGG CTCCGTAGGATCATCGGAGACTTTGGGGTCCCCATTGCTATCCTCATCATGGTGTTGGTGGACTACAGTGCGGAGGACACCTACACCCAG AAACTCAATGTGCCCAGTGGATTCTCTGTCTCCAGTCCAGAGAAGCGTGGTTGGATGATTTCTCCTTTGGGATCGGACGGGCAGTTCCCCATTTGGATGATGGGCGCAAGCATTCTGCCGGCCatcctcgtcttcatcctcatcttcatggAGTCCCAGATCACAGC ACTGATTGTCAGTAAAAAGGAGAGGATGCTGGTGAAGGGAACTGGTTTTCACCTGGACCTCCTCATCATTGTGGTGGTGGGTGGAATCTCAGCTCTGTTTGGTTTGCCTTGGCTGTCAGCTGCAACAGTTCGGTCCGTCACCCACACCAACGCCCTCACCGTCATGAGCAAAGCTGTTGCCCCTGGCGACAAGCCCCGCATCCAGGAAGTGAAGGAGCAGAGGGTGACTGGCTTCCTGGTGGCTGTGTTAGTGG GTCTGTCCATCGTGATCGGAGAGGTTCTGCGTCAGATCCCTCTAGCGGTGCTTTTTGGGATCTTCCTCTACATGGGTGTGATGTCTCTGAACGGGATCCAGCTCACCGAGAGGCTCATCCTGCTCCTGATGCCCTCAAAGTACCACCCTAATCAAAGCTACGTCCGCAAG GTACGGACGTTAAGAATGCACATGTTCACTATTGTCCagctgacctgtctgtctctcctgtgGGTCGTCATGGCGACGGCAGCAGCACTAGCTTTCCcctttgtgttgctgctgacgATACCTGtgaggatgctgctgctgcctcatcTTTTCAGCcgcagagagctgcagagt ctggatGCTGATGACATGGAGTCTCacctggaggagaaggaggggcaGGACGAGTACTCACAGCTGCAGATGCCCGTGTGA